TGCCCGGGGCCATGGAGTTCTCGCTGTGCggtgcgccctctctccctgtggggAAGGACGGGATTCCCGGCACGACTGTCAACCGGTgaggactgtcctcagtgcgaggggtctgcggcgatgtcagcACCCCGTCTTGTTTACCATGCTTATGCTGTGTGACTTTTTGCCGTCATTCATAACCATACAacctttatgattaaattgtttactagagtaccaagttcttcatagatctaacCTCGTAATTTTGCTCTCATAGTGTTCCGGATTGATGCATCTAACTTTAAACAAATTCTAATTAGCAAATATGGTAAAATGGTTTATGGAAtatatatagtgcttttctagtcatttacactacatgtcGGCATTCAagcaacaacaaacagaaactTACTGATGTCCTCAGACAGAGGTGGGAATTCGTAGATGTGTTCACAGGTGTTCTTGCTGCTGGGCATGCAAAAGCCAAACTCAAAGTCAAAACTCTTGAGCAACGTCTCTCTGAAATAATGTCTCTCGATCATCCTGAAGTTTTCTATCGGCATGTCTCCGACCGTGAACTCCACGCTGGAGGGacgaagacagacagaaaaaaggtgagtgagacagagaagttgcagacagccaaacaaagagacagacagaggacacATCCATGTAAATAAAGATTCACACACGTTCTCACTTACGTGGCTCCAACTTGCCGCAGTCTGAGAAAAGCGGGGGTGAACTGGTAACGGACAAATCGGCCGGCATTTGGGTCAACGTCTCTCTTCTCCCCTGCTTTGTCTAAGTTGAGGATCAGTTTGTGTGAAACggaaacagaataaaatgaaGTTAAATATTTTTAGACATGGACATTTTCCCTCGGCTTGCTTGTGGTTCactgaaaacaaacatgttacaacaaacacaattttaaaggaacagtgtgtaacatttcgggggatctattagcagaaatggaatataatattcataactatgttttcattagtgtataatcaactgaaactaagaattgtgtttttgttagcttagaatgaacccttcatatTTACATAGTCGTAGTCTATGtagtcttagaaagggaggagtgagtggaggggtactcagttggttgcaatctgcaaccacaccactagatgttgccaatTCCTACACACTACACCTTTAAACAACCCAGAAATCTAGAATAAGTACCAGGTTTATATTCCAGTTCATGTCTGCTACCAAAAATGTGCATGCACTTTGTTTGGTAGAGAACAAGCACCAATGTGTTGGTGGATTTGTTTAGTGGATGTGTACAGCCTACATGTATGAGGCTGCTTTATAATGTTTGTTTACTGCAAACATTTACATGGTAAATAAAGGTTAAGGGAAGAAATCCATCAGTGACTCGCCTGTGGATGGAGGTTTGGTGATTTCAAACAGCACCGTGGCGGTCTCCATGTCTCTGATCTTGAACCTGGTGAAGTCAATGTTGAAAATGTTCTCGTCCGGGTTGCACAGATAATCTGattgagagagaaagatagagagagacagagagagagagaggatggagagttACAGAttagacacaaatacaaagaatgtacttttttttaaaaacacaccaaGTACATTCACTCCCTGATCAATACATTATATAAGCGTATCAAACCGCAGCGAAATGTGATCGTAAATATCAGAGAGTGTCAATATCAAAAGAAGAGACTTTTCTTTACTTATTGTTTGATCAGATATTTTCTGATCTCATTTAGGAAACTTTGGATTATATATCATTTAGGCAAAGTTGGTTATTTTAACACTGATGTGGTGAGCAGTTTGGCATATTTCGTTAAatgaaaaaaggtttaaaacatgtttatatatcTAAGCTAAGGTATCAAAAAAAAGTACTCACTGGAATTAAATAATGGTTATAATGATGGTTTCACACTGAGAAAAGCAACGTAAACCGCTGCAAACAAAGGGAATTAACAAGCACTAGTTGCACTGCAGTCAGGAAGCTGTAATCTCAGGAGGTGCTTTGCATTCAAACAGACAACAACACTGAGAGAACAAGAACATAAATACTTTAAAAGTGGCTATAATGAAACATGCACTCAAACATTCACATAGCCAAAAACGTAAACAGTTCTGCAGCAATGAACAGTATATTCAAATAATAACATCAACTCAATCCTGTTAACTGCATCTTCAAATCATTTTCACCTTTTGACAGCAGGCTAATGTATTAAAAAGCTCCTTGTGAGTATCTGATGTGCATTTCTGACATGAATCTTGATGTAAAACCGTGTTAGAGGAGCCATTTCCTCACAAATAGgacaacgcacacacacatgcacccagtaagaaagaaagagaagttatttttattcctCTAATCCTTCCTGCCCTCACCAGACAGTGTCACTGCTTATTAGCGTTCCCCAGCAGAGCAGACACTTCCTGCTTCTTGCCTGATCCGATGATACCGCAGGCCGGCAGGTGTAACTGCAACATCTCTCCATCATCTCACACCGGCAGCCACAAAGCTCACACAGatgaaaaatacattacaaATTCATGAAATACATGAAACGTTTCAGGGATTTGAGAGTGGAGCAGTGCAGGTCTGAGTCAGTAAATGTGCGTGATTACATGTTAACAAAACTGAGGtcgtcacacagtcacacagtcacacagtgtCTGCTGACCACATCTGTCTGCTCAAAGATAACAGTAATAACATTGGAGAGATGGACGTCTAACGGCACACGAGGGATAATTTAACCGCTAATGATGGCAGCTCTGACTGG
This portion of the Sebastes umbrosus isolate fSebUmb1 chromosome 17, fSebUmb1.pri, whole genome shotgun sequence genome encodes:
- the unc119b gene encoding protein unc-119 homolog B isoform X1, producing the protein MSYSCTSRGSSLQDPSTAKQPAGNNPSRDSSSTGSPRQTAAMRVKKGCNSTDVVGVPVTTEEDLLGSTSITPEDVLGLQKITENYLCNPDENIFNIDFTRFKIRDMETATVLFEITKPPSTDKAGEKRDVDPNAGRFVRYQFTPAFLRLRQVGATVEFTVGDMPIENFRMIERHYFRETLLKSFDFEFGFCMPSSKNTCEHIYEFPPLSEDIIREMVLHPYETQSDSFYFVDNKLVMHNKADYSYSGGT
- the unc119b gene encoding protein unc-119 homolog B isoform X2, coding for MSYSCTSRGSSLQDPSTAKQPAGNNPSRDSSSTGSPRQTAAMRVKKGCNSTDVVGVPVTTEEDLLGSTSITPEDVLGLQKITENYLCNPDENIFNIDFTRFKIRDMETATVLFEITKPPSTGEKRDVDPNAGRFVRYQFTPAFLRLRQVGATVEFTVGDMPIENFRMIERHYFRETLLKSFDFEFGFCMPSSKNTCEHIYEFPPLSEDIIREMVLHPYETQSDSFYFVDNKLVMHNKADYSYSGGT